Proteins from a genomic interval of Anatilimnocola floriformis:
- a CDS encoding SHD1 domain-containing protein produces MMAPVVERSLPRSSAPPKVEPPKQTRPIPASADDPLLRVWTDRTGSFTVTARFGGMQGTLVTLKKLDGTPIKLEFDRLSEADQAWINDRRRQ; encoded by the coding sequence ATGATGGCGCCCGTTGTGGAACGGTCCTTGCCGCGCAGCAGTGCTCCTCCGAAAGTCGAGCCGCCAAAACAAACTCGCCCTATTCCCGCATCTGCCGATGATCCACTGCTTCGCGTATGGACCGACCGCACCGGCAGCTTTACCGTGACGGCTCGCTTTGGTGGAATGCAAGGAACGCTGGTTACGCTCAAGAAGCTTGATGGCACGCCAATCAAACTTGAATTCGATCGCCTTTCAGAAGCAGATCAGGCCTGGATCAACGACAGACGACGTCAATAA
- a CDS encoding DUF1501 domain-containing protein, with translation MQNPLCKPWEHTLSRRQLLGSALAGSAALGASTIGPHSLLSPAIADEVKKKHKQVLFVWIDGGMSQLESWDPKPNTLFGGPFRAIPTSVPGIHISELMPKTAKQMHHLAVIRSVCTKDNSHSAGVARIQRGDPKNRGVTYPFFGSAVAKLLGAGDSGLPPYVWIKPGSSGFIHTDAGFLGPKYGCIAFGDGKPPENLPLNAEITPEIDEERNELRKLANAKYAEGRRKQVGDAQGYVYDVARTLMKRQDLFDTSKFDPKDIERYGTHEFGRHMLQGRKMLEAGVTFVKVNSYGWDTHGDNFNGHLSLMPRFDQAFAAMIEDLAERGMLEHTLVITMSEFGRTPRINGHIGRDHWPEAWSVAMAGTGLNRGICVGKTNDVGTYVDGDEHDIGHLFHTWYSALGIDSKKTEYDNMGQPLPLAHDEMHAVKELLS, from the coding sequence CCCCCTCTGCAAGCCCTGGGAACACACCCTCTCGCGCCGCCAACTTCTCGGTAGCGCGCTTGCGGGAAGCGCGGCGCTCGGCGCAAGTACCATCGGTCCCCACAGCCTGCTCTCGCCCGCCATTGCCGACGAAGTGAAGAAGAAGCACAAGCAGGTTCTCTTCGTTTGGATCGACGGCGGCATGAGTCAGCTGGAGAGTTGGGATCCGAAACCGAACACGCTTTTCGGCGGGCCGTTCCGGGCGATTCCGACTTCGGTCCCCGGCATTCACATCAGCGAGCTGATGCCGAAGACGGCGAAGCAGATGCATCACCTGGCGGTGATTCGCAGTGTTTGCACCAAGGACAATTCGCACTCGGCGGGTGTCGCGCGGATTCAGCGCGGCGATCCGAAGAATCGCGGCGTGACTTATCCGTTCTTCGGCAGTGCGGTGGCGAAATTGCTCGGCGCTGGCGACAGCGGCTTGCCTCCCTATGTTTGGATCAAGCCAGGCAGCAGCGGTTTCATTCACACCGACGCCGGTTTCCTCGGCCCGAAGTACGGCTGCATTGCCTTCGGCGACGGCAAGCCGCCGGAGAATCTGCCCCTCAACGCCGAGATCACACCCGAGATTGATGAAGAGCGCAACGAACTTCGCAAGCTCGCCAACGCGAAATACGCCGAGGGTCGGCGCAAGCAAGTCGGCGATGCGCAGGGATATGTCTACGACGTCGCCCGCACGCTGATGAAGCGGCAGGATTTGTTCGACACTTCAAAGTTCGATCCGAAAGACATCGAGCGCTATGGCACGCACGAATTCGGTCGGCACATGCTGCAAGGCCGCAAAATGCTTGAGGCCGGAGTGACGTTCGTCAAAGTGAACAGCTACGGCTGGGACACGCACGGCGACAATTTCAATGGCCATCTCAGCCTCATGCCGCGGTTCGATCAAGCCTTTGCCGCGATGATCGAAGATCTCGCCGAGCGGGGCATGCTCGAGCACACGCTGGTGATCACCATGAGCGAGTTCGGCCGCACGCCGCGGATCAACGGCCACATCGGCCGCGACCACTGGCCGGAAGCGTGGTCGGTGGCGATGGCGGGGACGGGTCTCAACCGCGGCATCTGCGTCGGCAAAACAAACGACGTCGGCACCTACGTTGACGGCGACGAGCACGATATCGGCCACCTCTTCCACACGTGGTATTCCGCTCTCGGCATCGACTCGAAGAAAACCGAATACGACAACATGGGCCAGCCGTTGCCGCTGGCTCACGACGAAATGCACGCAGTGAAGGAATTGCTCTCGTAG
- a CDS encoding DUF350 domain-containing protein, which yields MSIFTAYAITFGWAIVGSIGMGLGIIIALKLFDLSTPKVDEWQEIKQGNIAMSIVLAAVIISVGIVIAGAIHP from the coding sequence ATGTCGATATTCACGGCCTACGCAATTACTTTTGGCTGGGCGATTGTCGGTTCGATTGGAATGGGGCTCGGAATCATCATTGCCTTGAAATTGTTTGACCTCTCGACTCCCAAAGTCGACGAATGGCAGGAAATCAAACAAGGCAATATTGCCATGTCCATCGTTCTGGCAGCCGTCATCATCTCCGTGGGAATTGTTATCGCCGGAGCGATCCATCCATGA
- a CDS encoding SHD1 domain-containing protein, with the protein MRRCQGCGQKFVLQATSSGCLQGISTLLTLVGIGIVTLFVCCGGIAYLSSGNAPQPRPSIAPHQEKSQVIVSASESKQPLDVAVSPKPPPPDIATETPQPTLSLANEPASAELYTSLDRNYGLPIASVVSTDVVAQLRATGFTGPEPTLHPNGLPDIPEARIIRTWHLSKMLPEHSVEVDVIGDDRGAMRRMELHITSLDGQPAKLVAKREIAAVTVTLARPRASKWLIDNVGQNRTDNFDGHKLESIANSDLALSFTIAGSPVRSAYDYHSPREWKDATGGFKVTASFVSLTNGVVKLRKEDGKVIEVPTERLSVIDQEFLNSLKH; encoded by the coding sequence ATGCGTCGCTGCCAAGGGTGCGGGCAGAAATTTGTGTTGCAAGCAACTTCATCAGGCTGCCTGCAAGGCATCTCGACGTTGCTGACGTTGGTCGGCATTGGTATAGTGACGCTCTTCGTATGTTGCGGCGGCATTGCTTATTTGTCTTCCGGCAATGCGCCTCAACCTCGCCCCAGCATCGCTCCTCACCAAGAGAAGTCTCAAGTAATTGTCAGCGCGTCAGAGAGTAAGCAGCCGCTGGATGTAGCGGTCTCGCCAAAGCCCCCGCCGCCTGACATTGCTACCGAGACTCCTCAGCCAACTCTTTCTCTTGCTAACGAGCCCGCAAGCGCAGAGTTGTATACGAGCCTCGACCGAAACTATGGGCTCCCTATTGCGAGTGTTGTTAGCACAGATGTGGTTGCTCAACTGCGAGCGACTGGTTTCACTGGCCCAGAGCCAACGCTGCATCCGAATGGCCTGCCTGATATCCCAGAAGCAAGGATCATACGCACCTGGCACTTGTCAAAAATGCTGCCCGAACATTCCGTCGAAGTTGACGTTATTGGCGACGACCGCGGTGCCATGCGCCGAATGGAACTCCACATTACCTCACTCGACGGCCAGCCCGCGAAATTGGTCGCCAAACGGGAAATCGCTGCTGTTACAGTGACACTTGCGCGGCCGCGCGCTTCGAAGTGGCTAATTGATAACGTTGGCCAAAATCGAACGGATAACTTCGACGGCCACAAGCTTGAATCGATCGCCAACTCTGACTTGGCATTGTCGTTTACGATTGCTGGTTCGCCCGTACGTTCTGCCTACGACTATCACAGCCCTCGCGAGTGGAAAGACGCAACTGGCGGTTTTAAGGTCACGGCGTCGTTCGTCAGTCTCACCAATGGTGTCGTCAAACTGCGAAAGGAAGACGGCAAAGTAATCGAGGTCCCTACCGAACGGCTTTCCGTGATTGACCAGGAATTTTTGAACTCACTGAAACATTAG
- a CDS encoding DUF1501 domain-containing protein, which produces MHVHPLTRRTAIQAGSIGLLGLGMNHLAPLIAAGDEFPPAGTKTKRAKAVIYIFLSGGLAQQDSFDPKPNAPESVRGEFKPISTKTPGLQICEHLPLLAARSDKWAVVRSLTHPYNEHSQGHHVMLTGRSPMPVGFNPSKPMPSDWPSIAAIANDAMRPANNLPPAVVLPEKLIHRTGRVIPGQFAGLMGPKREPWFISASPFNAKTYGAYPTYEFHHETGRADSKLDFQAPNLALPQGLSQTDFANRQHLRKLLDTQRGELEAAAGVQQFDRFRQSAISLLADPKTQSAFDVTLAPEKLQDAYGRNSFGRSLLMARQLVEAGVSLVQVNLGNNEAWDNHQSIFPNLKNFLLPPTDQAVSALLDDLETRGLLDDTLLVMAGEFGRTPRVFGLTGSKLPGRDHWGAVQTVWFAGGGVRGGTIIGSSDRIGGYPHSDPQTPEQMAATIYSALGIPAVSAWRDESNRPHHIYHDDAIVGLRG; this is translated from the coding sequence ATGCACGTCCACCCTCTTACACGCCGCACTGCCATTCAGGCCGGCAGCATCGGGCTCCTCGGACTCGGCATGAATCATCTCGCTCCGCTCATCGCGGCGGGCGACGAGTTTCCACCTGCCGGCACCAAGACCAAGCGGGCCAAAGCAGTCATCTACATCTTTCTCTCCGGCGGCCTCGCTCAGCAGGATAGCTTTGATCCGAAGCCGAACGCTCCCGAAAGTGTGCGCGGCGAATTCAAACCGATCAGCACCAAGACGCCCGGCTTGCAGATCTGCGAACACCTGCCGCTGCTCGCCGCCCGCTCCGACAAGTGGGCCGTCGTTCGCTCGCTGACGCATCCCTACAACGAGCACTCGCAGGGTCATCATGTGATGCTCACCGGCCGCTCGCCGATGCCGGTCGGCTTTAATCCGTCGAAGCCGATGCCCAGTGATTGGCCGTCGATCGCTGCCATTGCGAACGACGCGATGCGCCCGGCGAATAACCTGCCACCAGCAGTCGTATTGCCAGAGAAGCTGATTCACCGGACGGGCCGCGTCATACCCGGGCAGTTCGCCGGTTTGATGGGGCCAAAGCGCGAACCGTGGTTCATCAGCGCTTCGCCCTTCAATGCGAAGACGTACGGCGCTTATCCGACCTACGAATTTCATCACGAAACGGGCCGTGCCGATTCGAAGCTTGATTTTCAAGCGCCGAATCTCGCGCTGCCGCAGGGCCTATCGCAAACCGACTTTGCCAATCGCCAGCATTTACGCAAACTGCTCGACACGCAGCGCGGAGAGCTCGAAGCCGCGGCCGGCGTGCAACAGTTCGATCGCTTTCGCCAGTCGGCCATTTCGCTCCTCGCCGATCCGAAGACGCAGAGCGCGTTCGACGTGACGCTGGCTCCCGAAAAACTGCAAGACGCCTACGGCCGCAACAGCTTCGGCCGCTCGCTGCTGATGGCCCGGCAACTCGTCGAAGCGGGCGTGTCGCTGGTGCAGGTCAACCTCGGCAACAACGAAGCCTGGGACAATCACCAATCGATCTTCCCAAACCTCAAGAATTTCCTCCTCCCGCCCACCGACCAAGCCGTCTCTGCCTTGCTCGACGATCTAGAAACGCGCGGCCTGCTCGACGATACGCTCCTCGTGATGGCCGGCGAGTTCGGCCGCACCCCGCGCGTCTTCGGCCTAACCGGTTCGAAGCTTCCCGGCCGCGATCACTGGGGCGCGGTTCAAACCGTCTGGTTCGCCGGCGGCGGCGTGCGCGGCGGCACGATCATCGGCAGCAGCGACCGCATCGGCGGCTATCCTCACAGCGATCCTCAAACGCCAGAGCAAATGGCCGCCACCATCTACAGCGCCTTAGGCATCCCCGCCGTCTCCGCCTGGCGCGATGAGAGCAATCGGCCGCATCATATTTATCACGACGATGCGATTGTAGGGTTGAGAGGGTAG
- a CDS encoding WD40 repeat domain-containing protein — protein MIETPELLKKYQPKQFKVLEADPQVSTARFSPCGKVLVAGGYDAKVRRWNFETEEFKELPALEGHHGWVEGIAFHEDQLFTADSWGKLVCWKSLVGEKPEIVWQNEQAHDGWVRELAVSADGKLVASTAIDHKLKIWSTADGKLQHEITIAEDPRVVRFHPDGTLLLGDAKGIVHWIKPSGELIKKFDGSVLFVLSRLQDCGGVQCLALDKEAKTLAVGGVAPKNGGTVVGIPTLLIFDVATGELKTKFTLGAEQDVNVCDLHFHEEGFLSLITYGTPGQGQLIYVRPEEKAPFLTEKKLANPHSISWHPDGKRFAVAATNAGSNGNGRPVKDGKYLSNKSPIHLFAIPS, from the coding sequence ATGATCGAAACTCCCGAACTCCTCAAAAAATATCAACCGAAGCAATTCAAAGTCCTCGAAGCCGATCCGCAGGTTTCTACTGCGCGGTTTAGCCCGTGCGGCAAAGTGCTCGTCGCCGGCGGCTACGATGCGAAGGTTCGCCGCTGGAATTTCGAGACGGAAGAGTTCAAAGAACTGCCGGCGCTCGAAGGTCATCACGGCTGGGTCGAAGGGATCGCCTTCCATGAAGATCAGCTCTTCACGGCCGATTCGTGGGGCAAGCTCGTCTGCTGGAAAAGTCTCGTTGGCGAGAAGCCCGAGATCGTCTGGCAGAACGAACAAGCTCACGACGGCTGGGTGCGCGAATTGGCCGTTAGCGCCGATGGCAAGCTCGTCGCCAGCACCGCCATCGATCACAAATTGAAAATATGGTCGACGGCGGACGGCAAGCTACAGCACGAAATCACCATCGCCGAAGATCCCCGCGTCGTCCGCTTTCATCCCGATGGCACGCTGCTGCTCGGCGATGCGAAGGGGATCGTGCATTGGATCAAACCGAGCGGCGAACTGATTAAGAAGTTCGACGGCAGTGTCCTCTTCGTTTTGTCGCGGTTGCAAGATTGCGGCGGCGTGCAATGCCTGGCTCTCGACAAGGAAGCGAAAACGCTCGCGGTCGGTGGCGTGGCGCCGAAGAACGGCGGCACGGTGGTCGGCATTCCCACGCTGCTGATCTTTGATGTTGCCACCGGCGAACTGAAAACAAAATTTACGCTCGGCGCCGAGCAGGATGTGAACGTCTGCGATCTCCACTTCCACGAGGAAGGGTTCCTTTCGCTCATCACCTACGGCACGCCCGGCCAGGGGCAGCTCATCTACGTGCGGCCCGAAGAGAAAGCCCCGTTCCTCACCGAAAAGAAGCTCGCCAATCCCCACAGCATCAGCTGGCACCCGGACGGCAAGCGCTTCGCGGTCGCCGCCACCAACGCCGGCAGCAACGGCAACGGCCGTCCGGTGAAAGACGGCAAGTACCTGTCGAATAAATCCCCGATCCACCTGTTCGCGATCCCTTCGTAG